A stretch of the Bacillus licheniformis DSM 13 = ATCC 14580 genome encodes the following:
- the ahrC gene encoding transcriptional regulator AhrC/ArgR — translation MNKGQRHIKIREIITANEIETQDELVDILKKDGYNVTQATVSRDIKELHLVKVPTNNGSYKYSLPADQRFNPLSKLKRSLMDAFVKIDSASHLIVLKTMPGNAQAIGALMDNLDWEEIMGTICGDDTILIICRTHDDTKVVQKKILELL, via the coding sequence ATGAACAAAGGTCAAAGGCATATTAAAATCAGGGAGATTATCACCGCGAATGAAATTGAAACGCAGGATGAGCTTGTCGATATTTTAAAGAAAGACGGCTATAATGTGACGCAGGCCACCGTCTCACGGGATATTAAAGAGCTTCATTTGGTGAAGGTGCCGACAAACAACGGTTCCTACAAATACAGCCTGCCTGCTGATCAGCGCTTTAATCCCCTTTCCAAATTAAAAAGATCGTTAATGGACGCATTCGTCAAAATCGACTCAGCCAGCCATCTGATTGTGTTAAAAACAATGCCGGGAAACGCGCAGGCGATCGGGGCGCTGATGGACAATTTGGATTGGGAAGAAATCATGGGAACGATCTGCGGAGATGATACCATTTTGATCATCTGCCGGACGCATGATGATACGAAAGTCGTACAGAAGAAAATATTGGAGCTTTTATAA
- a CDS encoding TlyA family RNA methyltransferase: MTGKKERLDVLLVERGLMETREKAKRAIMAGIVYTNENRLDKPGEKVDRTIPLTVKGNPLKYVSRGGLKLEKALKEFQLSVQGKLMIDIGSSTGGFTDCALQNGALCSYAVDVGYNQLAWKLRQDERVVVMERTNFRYCTPADFTEGLPEFATVDVSFISLKIILPVLKNILVPGSDCIALVKPQFEAGRESVGKKGIVRDPLVHKAVLDDISRFAAREGYDCRNASFSPITGGDGNIEFLLHLHWDGEAQSGTPIAEETINQIVEEAHKTLKAKKPDQRD, encoded by the coding sequence ATGACAGGAAAAAAAGAACGGCTCGACGTTTTATTAGTAGAAAGAGGGTTAATGGAAACGCGGGAAAAAGCGAAAAGAGCCATCATGGCCGGCATTGTCTATACGAATGAAAACAGACTGGACAAGCCGGGCGAAAAGGTCGACCGCACGATCCCGCTGACCGTTAAAGGAAACCCGTTAAAATACGTCTCAAGAGGCGGATTAAAACTTGAAAAAGCATTAAAGGAGTTTCAGCTCTCCGTTCAAGGCAAGCTGATGATTGACATCGGCTCGTCCACCGGCGGCTTTACAGACTGTGCGCTGCAAAACGGCGCTCTTTGCTCATATGCCGTTGATGTCGGTTATAATCAGCTCGCCTGGAAGCTGAGGCAGGATGAGCGGGTTGTTGTGATGGAACGCACCAATTTCCGGTATTGCACACCTGCCGATTTTACGGAAGGGCTGCCGGAGTTCGCGACGGTCGATGTCTCTTTTATCTCACTGAAAATCATCCTCCCTGTGCTGAAGAACATTTTAGTGCCGGGAAGCGACTGCATCGCTCTCGTCAAACCGCAGTTTGAAGCAGGGCGGGAATCCGTCGGGAAAAAAGGGATCGTCCGCGATCCCCTCGTCCATAAAGCTGTGCTTGATGACATCAGCCGGTTTGCGGCTCGAGAAGGATACGACTGCCGAAACGCCTCGTTTTCTCCGATTACCGGCGGCGACGGCAACATCGAATTCCTTCTCCATTTGCATTGGGACGGAGAGGCGCAATCCGGAACGCCGATAGCGGAAGAAACGATCAATCAAATTGTCGAAGAGGCTCACAAGACATTAAAAGCGAAAAAACCGGATCAGCGTGATTAA
- the dxs gene encoding 1-deoxy-D-xylulose-5-phosphate synthase: MDLLSIKDPAFLKNLSNEELESLSAEIRRFLIETLSESGGHIGPNLGVVELTIALHKEFDSPKDKFLWDVGHQSYVHKLLTGRGKDFATLRQHKGLCGFPKRNESEHDVWETGHSSTSLSGAMGMAAARDLKGTNEYIIPIIGDGALTGGMALEALNHIGHEQKDMIVILNDNEMSIAPNVGAIHSMLGRLRTAGKYQWVKDELEYLFKRIPAVGGKLAATAERIKDSLKYLLVSGMFFEELGFTYLGPVDGHSYDELFENLQYAKKTKGPVLLHVITKKGKGYKPAETDKTGTWHGTGPYKIDTGDFVKPKAAAPSWSSLVSETVRKLAREDERIVAITPAMPVGSKLEGFASEFPERMFDVGIAEQHAATMAAGLATQNMKPFLAIYSTFLQRAYDQVVHDICRQNLNVFIGIDRAGLVGADGETHQGVFDIAFLRHIPNLVLMMPKDENEGQHMVNTAVKYDDGPIAMRFPRGNGLGVKMDKELKTIPIGTWEVLRPGTDAVILTFGTTIPMALAAAEELQKEGRSVRVVNARFIKPLDENMLKEILNEGLPILTIEEAVLQGGFGSSILEFAHEHQSYSPIIDRMGIPDQFIEHGSVAKLLEEIGMTKEDVIRRIRLLTPVKTHKGIGS, from the coding sequence TTGGATCTGTTATCGATAAAGGACCCTGCATTTTTGAAGAACCTTTCAAATGAAGAACTGGAAAGCTTGAGCGCTGAAATTCGCCGTTTTTTAATTGAAACGCTTTCTGAATCCGGAGGGCACATTGGTCCGAATCTCGGCGTTGTCGAGCTTACCATTGCATTGCATAAAGAATTTGACAGCCCGAAAGATAAGTTCTTGTGGGATGTGGGGCATCAATCGTATGTTCATAAACTGTTGACCGGCCGCGGAAAGGACTTCGCCACGCTGCGCCAGCATAAAGGGCTGTGCGGTTTTCCAAAGCGGAATGAAAGCGAACATGATGTCTGGGAAACGGGCCACAGCTCGACTTCTCTCTCCGGTGCGATGGGGATGGCGGCTGCGAGAGACTTAAAAGGCACAAACGAATATATCATCCCGATCATCGGAGACGGTGCACTGACCGGCGGCATGGCTCTTGAAGCGCTTAACCATATCGGCCATGAACAAAAAGATATGATTGTCATTTTGAATGACAACGAAATGAGCATCGCTCCAAACGTCGGAGCGATTCATTCCATGCTCGGAAGGCTGCGTACAGCCGGAAAATACCAATGGGTCAAAGATGAGCTCGAGTATTTGTTCAAGCGGATTCCTGCTGTTGGCGGAAAGCTTGCCGCTACAGCCGAACGGATTAAAGACAGCCTTAAATATCTGCTCGTATCCGGGATGTTCTTTGAAGAGCTTGGATTTACGTATTTAGGGCCTGTAGACGGCCATTCCTACGATGAACTGTTTGAGAACTTGCAGTATGCGAAGAAAACGAAAGGCCCGGTACTCCTCCATGTTATTACGAAAAAAGGAAAAGGCTACAAGCCTGCGGAAACTGATAAAACCGGAACATGGCACGGAACCGGCCCATATAAAATCGATACCGGTGACTTTGTCAAACCGAAAGCTGCTGCACCATCATGGAGCTCGCTCGTAAGCGAAACGGTCAGGAAGCTTGCCCGCGAGGATGAACGGATTGTGGCCATTACTCCGGCCATGCCTGTCGGTTCAAAACTTGAAGGGTTTGCGAGCGAATTTCCGGAGCGCATGTTTGATGTCGGCATTGCGGAACAGCATGCGGCAACGATGGCGGCGGGACTTGCGACACAGAATATGAAGCCGTTTCTGGCGATCTATTCGACATTTCTTCAGCGCGCCTATGACCAGGTTGTCCATGATATCTGCCGGCAAAATCTAAATGTATTTATCGGCATTGACAGAGCAGGTCTCGTCGGCGCCGACGGGGAAACACACCAGGGCGTGTTTGACATTGCTTTTTTACGGCATATTCCGAATTTGGTTCTCATGATGCCAAAAGACGAAAACGAAGGCCAGCACATGGTCAACACGGCTGTCAAATACGACGACGGCCCGATTGCCATGCGCTTTCCGCGCGGAAACGGACTCGGCGTCAAAATGGATAAAGAATTAAAAACGATCCCGATCGGAACGTGGGAAGTGCTGCGACCTGGGACAGACGCGGTCATTTTAACGTTCGGCACCACCATTCCGATGGCGCTTGCTGCCGCGGAGGAGCTGCAAAAAGAAGGCCGTTCGGTCAGAGTGGTAAACGCCCGTTTTATCAAGCCGCTCGATGAAAACATGCTGAAGGAAATCCTGAACGAGGGGCTTCCGATTTTAACGATCGAAGAGGCTGTGCTTCAAGGCGGATTCGGCAGCTCGATCCTTGAGTTTGCCCATGAACATCAGTCTTACAGTCCGATCATTGACAGAATGGGGATACCTGATCAATTTATTGAACACGGCAGCGTCGCCAAGCTTCTGGAAGAGATCGGAATGACAAAAGAAGACGTCATCAGACGAATAAGACTTTTGACGCCCGTAAAGACTCATAAAGGAATTGGATCATGA
- a CDS encoding polyprenyl synthetase family protein, translating into MTGKLEGFLKSRKTVIEERLPMYIKDLQAPSILKESMLYSLEAGGKRLRPILVLALLHAYGKDEEAGIPVGCAVEMIHTYSLIHDDLPCMDDDDLRRGKPTNHKIYGEATAILAGDALLTESFKMITSNMPSDVSAEKRIRLVNELISAAGAEGMVGGQILDMEAESKSVSLDELQRIHEGKTAKLLSFSVIAGAILADASEKEIEKLREFSHHIGIGFQIRDDILDLEGSEDKIGKRIGSDASNGKSTYPSLLSLEGASQKLDEHIEKAKQLISELPLEKELMYEFCDMIAARDH; encoded by the coding sequence GTGACCGGTAAACTTGAAGGATTTTTAAAATCGAGAAAAACAGTAATTGAAGAGCGCCTTCCGATGTATATTAAAGACTTGCAAGCGCCGTCCATCCTCAAGGAATCCATGCTGTACTCATTGGAAGCCGGGGGGAAACGGCTGAGACCGATATTGGTTCTTGCGCTTCTTCATGCGTACGGAAAAGACGAAGAAGCCGGAATTCCAGTCGGATGCGCGGTTGAAATGATCCATACGTATTCATTAATCCATGACGACCTCCCTTGTATGGATGACGATGACCTCAGAAGAGGTAAGCCGACAAACCACAAAATTTACGGGGAGGCGACGGCCATTCTCGCGGGAGACGCCTTATTAACCGAAAGCTTCAAAATGATCACTTCCAATATGCCTTCTGATGTATCCGCTGAAAAGCGCATCAGACTGGTGAACGAGCTGATTTCGGCAGCGGGGGCCGAAGGCATGGTCGGCGGTCAGATTTTAGATATGGAAGCGGAATCAAAGTCTGTATCTCTTGATGAACTGCAGCGAATCCACGAAGGAAAAACGGCTAAACTCCTCAGCTTCAGCGTCATTGCGGGAGCCATTCTTGCAGATGCATCTGAAAAAGAGATCGAAAAGCTGCGCGAATTCAGCCATCATATCGGCATCGGCTTTCAGATCAGAGATGACATTTTGGACCTTGAAGGCTCGGAGGATAAGATCGGCAAACGGATCGGATCCGACGCTTCAAACGGAAAGTCGACGTATCCGTCGCTCCTTTCGCTTGAGGGCGCCAGCCAAAAACTTGATGAACATATTGAAAAAGCAAAACAGCTGATTTCAGAGCTTCCGCTTGAAAAAGAGCTTATGTACGAGTTCTGCGATATGATTGCCGCTAGGGATCATTGA
- a CDS encoding exodeoxyribonuclease VII small subunit, which translates to MAEENKTNRDDLTFEEAMKGLEQIVSKLEEGDVPLEKAIDYFQEGMALSKICHEKLQNVEKQMDFILRENGELAPFSVREEEKGDR; encoded by the coding sequence ATGGCTGAAGAAAACAAAACAAACCGGGATGACCTGACATTTGAAGAGGCGATGAAAGGTTTGGAACAGATCGTATCAAAGCTTGAAGAAGGGGACGTGCCTTTGGAAAAGGCGATCGACTATTTCCAGGAGGGGATGGCTCTTTCGAAAATATGCCACGAAAAACTGCAAAATGTCGAAAAACAGATGGACTTCATTTTGCGGGAAAACGGGGAATTAGCTCCTTTCAGTGTTCGGGAGGAGGAAAAAGGTGACCGGTAA
- the xseA gene encoding exodeoxyribonuclease VII large subunit, which produces MSEISFVTVTALTKYIKRKFDVDPHLEDIWIKGELSNVKIHSRGHIYFTLKDDNARIQSVMFARQNRNLAFTPENGMKVLVRGGISVYEPSGSYQLYAKEIQPDGIGALHLAYEELKKKLSQEGLFDEKYKKPIPAFPSVVGVVTSPTGAAVRDVITTIKRRYPLVKVIVLPTLVQGVNAGESIVSSIEEANRRDLCDVLIVGRGGGSIEELWAFNEEAVARAIFSSDIPIISAVGHETDFTISDFVADLRAATPTGAAELAVPNMLDLLERLKTLEARMTKSMQQDLKKRQERVKNLQSSYAFRYPKRLYAQKEQEFDLIFDRFQKQLAMTVDRKKQKLNEQTYKLEMLHPEEQLKQARKRHEEQTVRLKRNMKVQLKQIHSQFQTVLGKLNALSPLQVMERGYSLTYKENELIKSIEQVHEKDEIRVTLNDGTLTCEVLQKRGETNG; this is translated from the coding sequence ATGAGTGAAATATCATTTGTCACGGTCACGGCTTTGACAAAATATATTAAGCGCAAATTTGACGTGGACCCTCATCTTGAAGATATTTGGATCAAGGGCGAGCTGTCAAATGTTAAAATACATAGCAGAGGCCATATTTATTTCACACTGAAAGATGATAACGCCCGCATCCAATCCGTCATGTTCGCCAGACAAAACAGGAATCTCGCCTTTACCCCTGAAAACGGGATGAAAGTATTGGTGAGAGGCGGCATTTCGGTATATGAACCGAGCGGCAGCTATCAGCTTTATGCAAAAGAAATCCAGCCGGACGGCATAGGTGCGCTTCATCTCGCGTATGAGGAACTTAAGAAAAAGCTATCGCAAGAAGGCTTATTTGATGAAAAATACAAGAAACCCATCCCCGCGTTCCCATCCGTCGTCGGTGTTGTCACGTCTCCAACTGGAGCGGCTGTACGCGATGTGATCACCACCATTAAAAGAAGATATCCCCTTGTAAAAGTGATCGTCCTTCCTACGCTCGTTCAAGGAGTAAACGCGGGCGAGTCCATCGTAAGCAGCATTGAAGAGGCTAACCGCAGAGACTTATGCGATGTATTAATCGTCGGTCGAGGAGGAGGATCGATCGAAGAGCTGTGGGCATTTAACGAAGAGGCCGTCGCCAGGGCCATTTTTTCTTCTGACATTCCGATCATTTCTGCCGTCGGGCATGAAACGGATTTTACAATCAGCGATTTTGTCGCCGATTTGCGCGCGGCAACCCCGACAGGAGCGGCCGAACTGGCCGTACCTAATATGCTTGATTTGCTGGAGCGTCTGAAAACGCTCGAAGCGAGAATGACAAAATCGATGCAGCAGGACTTAAAAAAGCGGCAGGAGCGGGTGAAAAACCTTCAGTCCTCCTATGCCTTCCGATACCCGAAGCGGCTATATGCCCAAAAGGAACAGGAATTCGACCTGATATTCGACCGTTTCCAAAAACAGCTGGCGATGACCGTCGACCGCAAAAAACAAAAACTGAACGAACAGACATACAAGCTGGAGATGCTTCATCCCGAGGAGCAGCTTAAACAAGCGCGAAAAAGGCATGAAGAGCAAACAGTCCGGCTGAAGCGGAATATGAAAGTGCAGCTGAAGCAGATTCACTCGCAGTTTCAAACGGTTCTTGGTAAACTGAATGCATTAAGCCCTCTCCAAGTGATGGAAAGAGGGTACAGTTTGACATATAAAGAAAACGAATTGATTAAAAGTATTGAACAGGTTCATGAAAAAGACGAGATCCGCGTCACATTAAACGATGGGACGCTGACCTGTGAGGTACTGCAAAAGAGAGGCGAAACAAATGGCTGA
- the folD gene encoding bifunctional methylenetetrahydrofolate dehydrogenase/methenyltetrahydrofolate cyclohydrolase FolD → MTATIIDGKETAKEKRGQLAKEVEELKKQGVTPGLAVILIGDDPASLSYVRGKKKAAEAMGIRFQLDHFDASFTEQELLEVIDQYNQNDDFHGILVQLPLPDHISEQAVIERISPEKDVDGFHPLNVGKMLLGEDTFLPCTPAGIVELLKKTEIDLSGKEVVVVGRSNIVGKPVGQLLLNENATVTYCHSRTADITAHTKKADILIVAVGKANFIKADQIKEGAVVIDVGVNRLDNGKLAGDVDFEEAKEKASYITPVPGGVGPMTITMLAHNTVKSAKRTIQL, encoded by the coding sequence ATGACAGCAACCATCATCGACGGGAAAGAAACAGCAAAGGAAAAGCGCGGGCAGCTGGCCAAGGAAGTTGAAGAGCTGAAAAAACAAGGAGTTACCCCGGGACTGGCCGTTATTTTAATTGGTGATGATCCGGCGTCTCTTTCATATGTACGGGGAAAGAAAAAAGCAGCTGAAGCAATGGGGATTCGTTTTCAGCTGGATCATTTCGATGCAAGCTTCACTGAACAGGAGCTTCTTGAAGTGATTGACCAGTACAATCAAAATGACGACTTTCACGGAATTCTTGTCCAGCTGCCTCTTCCGGATCATATTTCCGAACAAGCGGTGATCGAGAGAATATCCCCTGAGAAAGATGTTGACGGTTTTCATCCATTAAACGTAGGGAAGATGCTGCTTGGCGAAGATACGTTTCTGCCTTGCACGCCTGCGGGGATCGTGGAGCTTTTAAAGAAAACCGAGATTGACCTGTCGGGAAAAGAGGTTGTTGTCGTCGGACGAAGCAATATCGTCGGAAAGCCGGTAGGGCAGCTGCTCTTGAACGAAAACGCAACCGTTACGTACTGCCATTCAAGAACGGCCGACATTACGGCTCATACAAAAAAAGCCGACATTCTGATTGTCGCTGTCGGAAAGGCGAATTTCATCAAAGCGGATCAAATTAAAGAGGGAGCCGTCGTCATCGATGTCGGCGTCAACCGCCTTGACAACGGAAAGCTCGCCGGTGATGTCGATTTTGAAGAAGCGAAGGAAAAGGCTTCCTATATTACACCTGTACCGGGCGGTGTCGGTCCGATGACGATTACAATGCTGGCCCACAACACGGTTAAATCAGCGAAGCGTACAATTCAACTTTAA
- the nusB gene encoding transcription antitermination factor NusB encodes MKRRTAREKALQSLFQIDVSDIEPNEAMQHALDGQESDAFFEQLVYGVLENKEKIDEMIKRHLVNWKLDRLANVDRAILRLSAYEMIFLDDIPVNVSMNEAIELAKQFGDDKSAKFVNGVLSNIKSDLE; translated from the coding sequence ATGAAAAGAAGAACAGCAAGAGAAAAGGCTTTGCAGTCACTATTCCAGATTGATGTCAGTGATATAGAACCGAATGAAGCGATGCAGCATGCCTTGGACGGGCAGGAAAGCGATGCTTTTTTCGAACAGCTCGTTTACGGGGTCTTAGAGAACAAAGAGAAAATCGATGAGATGATCAAGCGGCATCTCGTCAATTGGAAGCTTGACAGGCTGGCGAATGTCGACCGCGCGATTTTGCGTTTGTCCGCCTACGAAATGATCTTTTTAGATGACATACCTGTCAACGTCTCTATGAATGAAGCGATTGAACTGGCAAAGCAATTTGGTGATGACAAGTCGGCGAAGTTTGTAAACGGTGTTCTTTCTAACATTAAATCCGATCTTGAATAA
- a CDS encoding Asp23/Gls24 family envelope stress response protein, with protein sequence MSHEDNHLGKVEIAPEVIEVIAGIAASEVEGVAEMRGNFATGVVERFGKKNHGKGVKVDLSDDGIIIDVYCVMMFGVSIPKVANAVQDNIRQTLLNMTALSINEINIHIVGIQFDSKTHEVEIDQEM encoded by the coding sequence ATGAGCCATGAAGACAATCATTTGGGAAAAGTGGAAATCGCTCCGGAAGTGATTGAAGTCATTGCCGGAATCGCAGCTTCCGAAGTTGAAGGCGTAGCTGAAATGCGCGGCAATTTTGCGACAGGTGTCGTAGAACGGTTTGGAAAAAAGAATCACGGCAAAGGCGTCAAAGTTGATTTGTCCGATGACGGAATTATCATTGATGTTTATTGCGTGATGATGTTTGGCGTGTCGATTCCTAAAGTTGCGAATGCCGTTCAGGATAATATCCGCCAGACGCTTCTCAATATGACAGCTCTTTCGATTAATGAAATCAATATTCACATCGTTGGCATTCAATTCGATTCAAAAACGCACGAGGTGGAAATCGATCAAGAGATGTAG
- the accC gene encoding acetyl-CoA carboxylase biotin carboxylase subunit codes for MIKKLLIANRGEIAVRIIRACKELGIETVAVFSEADREALHVQMADEAFCIGPKLSKDSYLNITNIVSVAKMTGADAIHPGYGFLAENADFAELCEEVNVTFVGPTADAISKMGTKDVARETMQQAGVPIVPGSKGIIEDIEDAVSLARDIGYPVIIKATAGGGGKGIRVARTEEELINGIKITQQEAATAFGNPGVYIEKYIEDFRHVEIQVLADTHGNTIHLGERDCSIQRRLQKLLEETPSPALDEGIREQMGQAAVKAAEAVKYTGAGTVEFIYDYREQKFYFMEMNTRIQVEHPVTEMVTGVDLIKEQIRVASGEKLTLTQDEVTFNGWAIECRINAENPEKNFMPSPGKIEMYLPPGGLGVRVDSAAYPGYSIPPYYDSMIAKVITYGKTREEAVSRMKRALSEFVIEGVHTTIPFHLKLLEHETFVSGEFNTKFLEIYDVMGS; via the coding sequence ATGATCAAAAAGCTATTAATTGCGAACAGGGGAGAAATTGCTGTCAGGATTATCAGAGCTTGTAAAGAACTGGGGATTGAAACGGTAGCCGTCTTTTCCGAGGCCGACAGAGAGGCGCTCCATGTTCAGATGGCTGATGAAGCATTTTGCATCGGACCTAAGCTTTCAAAAGACAGCTACTTGAATATAACGAACATCGTCAGCGTCGCCAAAATGACCGGTGCTGATGCGATTCACCCCGGCTACGGCTTCCTGGCAGAAAACGCCGATTTTGCCGAGCTTTGCGAAGAGGTAAATGTAACCTTTGTCGGGCCGACAGCAGACGCGATTTCCAAGATGGGGACAAAGGATGTTGCAAGGGAAACAATGCAGCAGGCCGGTGTTCCGATCGTACCGGGCTCCAAAGGAATTATTGAAGATATTGAAGATGCGGTTTCATTGGCCCGCGATATAGGGTATCCTGTCATTATAAAGGCAACTGCCGGGGGCGGCGGAAAAGGAATCAGGGTCGCCCGGACGGAAGAAGAGCTGATCAACGGCATTAAAATCACTCAGCAGGAAGCTGCCACCGCTTTCGGCAACCCGGGTGTGTACATTGAAAAATACATTGAAGATTTCAGACACGTCGAAATCCAAGTGCTTGCAGACACACACGGAAACACGATTCATTTGGGGGAACGCGACTGCTCAATCCAAAGAAGGCTCCAAAAGCTGCTTGAAGAAACCCCTTCACCTGCTCTGGATGAAGGAATCAGGGAGCAGATGGGGCAGGCCGCTGTCAAAGCGGCTGAAGCCGTGAAGTACACGGGAGCGGGAACGGTAGAATTTATTTACGATTACCGCGAGCAGAAGTTCTACTTTATGGAAATGAACACGCGCATTCAGGTTGAGCATCCGGTGACAGAGATGGTGACGGGCGTTGATTTGATTAAAGAGCAGATCAGAGTGGCGTCAGGCGAAAAATTAACCCTCACCCAGGATGAAGTCACCTTTAACGGATGGGCAATCGAATGCCGGATTAATGCGGAAAACCCTGAGAAAAACTTCATGCCTTCTCCGGGAAAAATCGAGATGTATCTGCCTCCGGGAGGGCTCGGCGTCAGAGTGGACTCCGCGGCTTATCCGGGATACTCGATTCCCCCTTATTACGACAGCATGATTGCCAAAGTCATCACTTACGGAAAGACGAGGGAAGAAGCTGTTTCAAGGATGAAAAGAGCGCTGAGCGAATTCGTCATCGAAGGCGTTCATACGACGATACCGTTCCATCTGAAGCTGCTTGAGCACGAAACATTCGTAAGCGGAGAATTTAATACGAAGTTTTTAGAAATATATGATGTAATGGGGTCGTAA
- the accB gene encoding acetyl-CoA carboxylase biotin carboxyl carrier protein: protein MLNIDEIRQLIKLIDESSINEFTYENEGSKVELKKQSGTVQTIQQVAAAPVQAPAPEAQAKQAPVQDAPAKEEAAKEGGNFHKITSPMVGTFYASSSPEADPYVTVGSKVTESSVVCIVEAMKLFNEIEAEVKGEIVEVLVENGQLVEYGQPLFLVKAE, encoded by the coding sequence ATGTTAAACATTGATGAAATCAGACAGTTGATAAAATTAATTGATGAATCTTCGATAAATGAATTTACATACGAAAACGAAGGATCGAAGGTTGAACTGAAAAAACAAAGCGGAACCGTGCAAACCATTCAGCAAGTGGCTGCGGCGCCTGTTCAGGCACCGGCTCCGGAAGCTCAGGCCAAGCAAGCGCCTGTTCAGGATGCGCCTGCAAAAGAAGAAGCGGCAAAAGAAGGCGGAAACTTCCACAAGATCACCTCTCCGATGGTTGGAACGTTTTATGCATCTTCTTCGCCTGAAGCCGACCCTTACGTAACAGTCGGCTCGAAGGTAACAGAGTCCTCTGTCGTCTGCATTGTGGAAGCGATGAAGCTCTTCAATGAGATCGAAGCCGAAGTGAAAGGCGAGATCGTTGAAGTATTAGTTGAAAACGGCCAGCTGGTTGAATACGGACAACCTTTATTTTTAGTAAAAGCAGAGTAA
- a CDS encoding SpoIIIAH-like family protein gives MLKKQTVWLLTMLSLVVVLSVYYIMSPEGENVVTVDDKEQVAAEKEKPMKEEPAKDGKDDTAPAKDKTKGKDTKDKETSASEQNGEVVTEESSGDEDLFTTYRMEMDDQRSREREELTEIVRSDKATAKEKSEAYDKMTELSEAEGTEKTLETLIKTKGYKDALVNADGDKVNITVKAKEHSKAAATDIIDIVAKEVKNLNDVAVTFEPAD, from the coding sequence ATGCTGAAAAAACAAACGGTTTGGCTTTTAACCATGTTAAGTCTCGTCGTTGTACTGAGTGTCTACTACATTATGTCGCCCGAAGGAGAAAATGTCGTCACGGTTGATGACAAGGAACAAGTTGCCGCTGAAAAAGAAAAACCGATGAAAGAAGAGCCTGCCAAGGATGGCAAAGATGATACCGCGCCTGCTAAAGACAAAACTAAAGGGAAAGATACAAAAGATAAAGAAACGTCTGCGAGTGAGCAGAACGGAGAGGTTGTCACAGAGGAATCATCGGGTGATGAAGATTTATTCACAACATACCGCATGGAAATGGACGATCAGCGCAGCAGGGAGAGGGAGGAATTAACCGAAATCGTCAGAAGCGATAAAGCGACGGCAAAAGAAAAAAGCGAAGCTTACGACAAGATGACAGAGCTCAGCGAAGCTGAAGGAACGGAAAAGACCCTTGAAACCCTCATCAAAACAAAAGGCTATAAAGACGCCTTGGTCAACGCCGACGGCGATAAAGTCAATATTACGGTGAAGGCGAAGGAGCACTCGAAAGCCGCTGCCACCGATATCATCGACATCGTCGCAAAAGAAGTGAAAAACTTAAACGATGTGGCTGTAACGTTCGAGCCAGCAGATTAA